One Oncorhynchus masou masou isolate Uvic2021 chromosome 27, UVic_Omas_1.1, whole genome shotgun sequence genomic window carries:
- the LOC135515887 gene encoding E3 ubiquitin-protein ligase TRIM39-like, with amino-acid sequence MATSSSLLSEEQFLCSICLDVFTEPVSIPCGHNFCKACITKYWDTSDLCQCPMCKNTFDKRPDLFVNTFISEMAAQFRQTVEVKATSSPDQCSAMIVEVSCDICTGMKLKALKSCLVCQTSYCETHLDPHQRVTALKRHKLINPVENLEDRMCKKHEKPLELFCRSDQTCLCVLCLKADHMTHDTVPLEEEYGERKAQLGKTEAEVQQMIQERLKKVQEIKHSVDLSKREAEREISDSVQVFTALVRSIERSQAELIEVIEEKLKATERQAEGFIKELEQEITELQRRSTEVEQLSHTEDHLHLLESFPSLCTPPDTKDWSEISVHSDLCVGTVRRAVSQLQETLNKQMEKLPEVKLKRIQQYAVDVTLDPDTAHPKLILSEDGKQVRHGGTEQDLPDKPVRFSNGLCILGKEGFSSGRFYYEVMVKGNTDWDLGVARESIHRKGRITLSPKNGYWTVWLRKGNVYKALAGPDVPLSLREKPQKVGVFVDYEEGQVSFYDVEARSLIYSFTGCSFTEKLYPFFSPCLNDGGKNSAPLIISPVNHTT; translated from the coding sequence ATGGCCACCTCCAGCAGTCTCCTGTCTGAAGAGCAGTTCCTGTGTTCTATCTGTCTGGATGTGTTCACTGAGCCAGTCTCTATTCCATGTGGACACAATTTCTGCAAGGCCTGTATCACAAAGTACTGGGATACCAGTGACCTGTGCCAGTGTCCCATgtgtaaaaatacatttgataagAGACCAGATCTGTTCGTCAATACTTTCATTTCTGAGATGGCTGCTCAGTTCAGACAGACAGTTGAAGTGAAAGCTACCAGCAGCCCGGACCAATGCTCTGCCATGATAGTAGAAGTGTCCTGTGACATCTGCACTGGGATGAAGCTCAAGGCCCTGAAGTCCTGTCTGGTGTGTCAGACCTCTTACTGTGAGACTCACCTGGATCCTCATCAGAGAGTCACAGCCTTAAAGAGACACAAGCTGATCAACCCTGTGGAGAACCTGGAAGACAGGATGTGTAAGAAGCATGAGAAACCTCTAGAGCTGTTCTGTAGGAGTGACCAGACATGTCTTTGTGTCTTGTGCTTGAAAGCAGACCACATGACTCATGACACTGTCCCTCTAGAGGAAGAATATGGAGAGAGGAAGGCTCAGTTGGGGAAGACTGAGGCAGAAGTGCAGCAGATGATCcaggagagactgaagaaggtTCAGGAGATCAAACACTCAGTAGATCTCagcaagagagaggcagagagagagatatcagaCAGTGTCCAGGTCTTCACTGCTCTGGTTCGCTCCATTGAGAGAAGTCAGGCTGAGCTCATTGAGGTGATTGAGGAGAAGCTGAAAGCAACAGAGAGGCAGGCTGAAGGGTTCATTAAAGAACTGGAGCAGGAAatcactgagctacagaggagaagcactgaggtggagcagctctcacacactgaggaccacctccacctcctagAGAGCTTTCCATCCCTCTGCACCCCTCCAGACACCAAGGACTGGTCTGAGATCAGTGTTCACAGTGATCTGTGTGTGGGGACTGTGAGGAGAGCTGTGTCTCAACTGCAGGAGACACTGAATAAACAGATGGAGAAGCTGCCTGAAGTCAAACTGAAGAGGATTCAGCAGTATGCAGTGGATGTGACTCTGGATCCTGATACAGCACATCCCAAACTCATCCTTTCTGAAGATGGGAAACAGGTGAGACATGGAGGCACAGAGCAGGATCTCCCAGACAAGCCAGTTAGGTTTTCCAACGGTCTCTGTATCTTGGGAAAGGAGGGCTTCTCCTCAGGGAGATTCTACTATGAGGTGATGGTTAAGGGAAATACTGACTGGGATTTAGGAGTGGCCAGAGAGTCCATCCACAGGAAGGGGAGGATCACACTGAGCCCTAAGAATGGATACTGGACTGTGTGGCTGAGAAAAGGAAATGTGTACAAGGCTCTAGCTGGTCCTGATGTCCCCCTCTCCCTGAGAGAGAAGCCCCAGAAGGTGGGGGTGTTTGTGGATTATGAGGAGGGTCAGGTCTCCTTTTAtgatgtggaggccaggtctctTATCTACTCTTTCACTGGCTGCAGCTTCACAGAGAAACTCTATCCATTCTTCAGCCCTTGTCTTAATGATGGTGGTAAAAACTCTGCCCCTCTGATCATCTCTCCTGTCAATCACACAACATGA